The sequence below is a genomic window from Acidobacteriota bacterium.
ATTGCCGGCCCAGTCGTCCTATTCGACGATTTCGGTGACGGTTCCGGCGCCGACGGTGCGTCCGCCCTCGCGGATGGCGAAGCGAACGCCCTTCTCCATGGCGATGGGAGCGATCAGCTGGACCGACAAGTTGACGTTGTCGCCCGGCATCACCATCTCCGTC
It includes:
- the tuf gene encoding elongation factor Tu (EF-Tu; promotes GTP-dependent binding of aminoacyl-tRNA to the A-site of ribosomes during protein biosynthesis; when the tRNA anticodon matches the mRNA codon, GTP hydrolysis results; the inactive EF-Tu-GDP leaves the ribosome and release of GDP is promoted by elongation factor Ts; many prokaryotes have two copies of the gene encoding EF-Tu), translated to TEMVMPGDNVNLSVQLIAPIAMEKGVRFAIREGGRTVGAGTVTEIVE